Proteins encoded in a region of the Streptomyces sp. NBC_00310 genome:
- a CDS encoding cytochrome P450, which translates to MTVIAFTPADVVDPELHASGEVYGLWRWMRRHAPVHWHEPGDLPGFWSLTRYEDIRDVYQNPAVFSSARGVLLRPTELGEDPGSGLTMALTDPPRHRALRGQVADRFSERCARSLADEMRAEIRSVVTRAVASGTCDVVHDIGARLSSHNIGRLLGVPPKDRERLLRWTTEAFESGRPLTSHLMLMRYFIDLMYARMEAPADDAMGMFVNNEVQDDLLTETEILLGVENLVGASENAGLSMASGILALAAHPRQWQRLVRERDDELVRTAAEEVLRWTSSATHSMRTATTDTRIQGRRIAAGDRVVLWIPSANRDESVFPEPDRFDLGRQPNRHLALGTGEHVCIGSTMARHQTRMLLETLAESVAVVEPAGDTEPLRSITVNGPAHATVRLVAR; encoded by the coding sequence ATGACCGTCATCGCCTTCACCCCCGCCGACGTCGTCGACCCGGAGCTGCACGCCTCCGGCGAGGTGTACGGGCTGTGGCGCTGGATGCGACGGCACGCCCCGGTCCACTGGCACGAACCGGGCGACCTGCCGGGCTTCTGGTCGCTCACCCGGTACGAGGACATCCGGGACGTGTACCAGAACCCGGCCGTCTTCAGCTCGGCGCGGGGCGTCCTGCTGCGGCCGACGGAGCTGGGGGAGGACCCCGGCAGCGGTCTGACCATGGCCCTGACCGATCCGCCCCGGCACCGCGCCCTGCGGGGGCAGGTCGCCGACCGGTTCAGCGAACGGTGCGCCCGCTCCCTGGCGGACGAGATGCGCGCCGAGATCCGCTCGGTGGTGACCCGCGCCGTCGCCTCGGGGACCTGCGACGTGGTCCACGACATCGGAGCCCGGCTCTCCAGCCACAACATCGGCAGGCTGCTCGGTGTACCGCCCAAGGACCGCGAGCGGCTGCTGAGGTGGACCACGGAGGCGTTCGAGTCCGGCAGACCCCTCACCAGCCACCTCATGCTGATGCGCTACTTCATCGACCTGATGTACGCGCGGATGGAGGCGCCCGCGGACGACGCGATGGGCATGTTCGTCAACAACGAGGTGCAGGACGACCTGCTGACCGAGACCGAGATCCTGCTGGGGGTCGAGAACCTCGTCGGGGCGTCGGAGAACGCGGGCCTGTCGATGGCCTCGGGGATCCTCGCCCTCGCCGCGCATCCGCGGCAGTGGCAGCGGCTGGTGCGGGAGCGGGACGACGAACTCGTCAGGACCGCGGCGGAGGAGGTGCTGCGCTGGACGAGCAGCGCCACGCACAGCATGCGGACGGCCACCACGGACACCCGCATCCAGGGCCGGCGCATCGCCGCCGGGGACCGGGTCGTGCTGTGGATCCCCTCGGCCAACCGGGACGAGTCGGTGTTCCCGGAACCCGACCGGTTCGACCTCGGTCGGCAGCCCAACCGTCATCTGGCCCTGGGCACGGGCGAGCACGTCTGCATCGGGAGCACCATGGCCCGCCACCAGACGCGGATGCTCCTGGAGACACTCGCGGAGTCGGTCGCCGTCGTCGAACCGGCCGGAGACACGGAACCGCTGCGTTCGATCACGGTGAACGGCCCGGCGCACGCCACCGTGCGCCTCGTCGCCCGCTGA
- a CDS encoding MFS transporter — protein sequence MDGDPGRWRWCVLSGSVFAVCMAGTTLPTPLYGLYQEKFGFSELTVTVVYAVYAVGVIAVLLLTGNVSDAVGRRPVLWWGLGFAAASAVCFLCATALGWLYAGRLLSGLSAGLFTGAATAYVLELAPHGGASRATFVATAANMGGLGCGPLLAGVLAQYADWPLYLPFAVHLALVACSAIVLLRLPETVRERRPLSTVRPRRPSLPPPVRAVFGPAAAASFAGFALFGVFTSISPALLSQSLNVHNHAVSGLVVALAFFASTVGQLAVGRVGVSRSLPLGCGGLLAGLALLAGALRWELLPLVVLSAVVGGAGQGLAFRGALSAVASVSEADRRAAVISALFVVAYAGISVPVIGVGLLSESIGLEDAGLVFIACMAVPVSAAGVYLLRRPVPAPEADRVR from the coding sequence ATGGACGGTGATCCTGGACGCTGGCGCTGGTGCGTGCTCAGCGGGTCCGTGTTCGCCGTATGCATGGCCGGCACGACGCTGCCGACCCCCCTCTACGGCCTCTACCAGGAGAAGTTCGGTTTCTCCGAGCTCACGGTCACCGTCGTCTACGCCGTCTACGCCGTCGGCGTCATCGCGGTGCTGCTGCTGACGGGCAACGTCTCGGACGCCGTGGGCAGGCGTCCGGTGCTGTGGTGGGGCCTGGGCTTCGCGGCCGCGAGCGCCGTCTGCTTCCTGTGCGCCACCGCGCTGGGCTGGCTGTACGCGGGGCGGCTGCTGTCGGGGCTGTCGGCCGGCCTGTTCACCGGGGCTGCCACGGCCTACGTACTGGAGCTGGCACCGCACGGCGGCGCCTCACGGGCCACCTTCGTGGCGACCGCCGCGAACATGGGCGGGCTCGGCTGCGGTCCGCTGCTCGCCGGGGTGCTCGCGCAGTACGCCGACTGGCCGCTGTACCTGCCGTTCGCCGTCCACCTCGCCCTGGTGGCCTGCTCGGCCATCGTCCTGCTGCGGCTTCCGGAGACGGTGCGGGAACGTCGGCCGCTGAGCACCGTACGGCCGCGACGGCCCAGCCTGCCCCCGCCGGTGCGGGCGGTCTTCGGACCGGCGGCGGCTGCCTCCTTCGCGGGGTTCGCCCTGTTCGGGGTGTTCACATCCATCAGCCCGGCCCTCCTCTCCCAGTCCCTGAACGTGCACAACCACGCGGTGAGCGGGCTGGTCGTCGCGCTGGCCTTCTTCGCCTCCACCGTCGGGCAGCTGGCCGTCGGCCGGGTCGGCGTGAGCCGGTCACTTCCGCTGGGCTGCGGTGGCCTCCTGGCCGGGCTGGCTCTGCTGGCGGGCGCGCTGCGCTGGGAACTGCTGCCGCTGGTGGTGCTGAGCGCCGTCGTCGGCGGGGCCGGGCAGGGGCTGGCGTTTCGGGGAGCGCTGTCCGCCGTGGCCTCGGTGTCCGAGGCGGACCGGCGCGCGGCCGTGATCTCGGCGCTGTTCGTGGTGGCCTATGCGGGTATCTCGGTGCCGGTCATCGGCGTGGGGCTCCTGTCGGAGTCGATCGGCCTGGAAGACGCCGGGCTGGTGTTCATCGCGTGCATGGCTGTTCCGGTTTCGGCCGCAGGCGTCTATCTGCTCCGGCGGCCGGTTCCGGCGCCGGAGGCCGACAGGGTGCGCTGA
- a CDS encoding type I polyketide synthase, with translation MGDVVTSRDRSLDIAVTGIAARLPGPRGLDDWWDSQLQGSVHSRRYTREQLLAAGVPAALAADPDYVPVRGHLDDWDRFDHDFFQIRGREAELMDPQHRWMLEVAWNALEDAGVPPRDGTEVTSVYASMTGSGYLRAMVRGGDLDAGLLDDVIHGTEPDFMASRVAYRLGLTGPAFAVQTACSSSLVAVHLAVQALLGGDCDQALVVGAGFGYPQAGHLHQPGGVLSATGACRPFDRHADGVIAGSGAGAVVLRRLSDVTGDDPEPYGVILGSAINNDGHTKAGYYAPSSAGQERVIGAALSAADVDGGSIGYLEAHGTGTRIGDPIEWTAASTALRGAGARPGSVAVGALKAVIGHLDAAAGVASLIRALLVVRSGVIPPLVGFTERNPLLETEDSPLYIPTEAVPWTGERPRRAGVSAFGIGGTNAHIVIEQAPPREPLGSGAGASREQAVSSPASGTPAPRERLVLLSAADPEALDRVADGLAAHLRTHDPDLGEVCGTLVNGRPALGERLAVTGRTSAEVAERLAGRTGVSRGTAPVTGPAPVVFLFPGGGTQRPAMAEPFIALPGFRRALDRCLAAFAAPSADRIRQALFDPDFPADELNRPALAQPALFAVGHAAAAALMELGVRPAAVCGHSSGEITAATVAGVFRLEDAAAFIAERGRAMQDCPEGAMLAVGADVKQALALAEEWGLDLDVAAVNGPDSCVLGGLAEEVDAYQRRVGDTCFVRRLRYSHAGHSRLIEPALPALTGAMARIELRPPNLPIALNVSGRVVVPGTRLPRDMFVTQVRQSVLFGAALDSLAEHVPGALAVEIGPGRPLSPAAEAAGFPAVALDRARDAPGTTALAGVGALWTLGQPIARDALTGGGRRTRLPGYPFSGPRSVAPEALAPPPDSPAPAPRPEQPGEDPEPEIPAPVDPAEGVTRIWAELLGRDDFPADADFFAEGGDSLLITRLIRRVNSEFDVRVPVREMLARRTLNGHIAVVHRIRDETDR, from the coding sequence ATGGGGGACGTTGTGACGAGTCGGGATCGTTCCCTGGACATCGCGGTCACGGGCATCGCGGCGCGGTTACCGGGCCCCCGTGGACTCGACGACTGGTGGGATTCCCAACTCCAAGGGAGCGTGCACAGCAGGAGATACACGCGAGAGCAGTTGCTCGCGGCCGGAGTGCCCGCCGCGTTGGCCGCCGACCCGGACTATGTGCCCGTACGCGGCCATCTCGACGACTGGGACCGCTTCGACCACGACTTCTTCCAGATCCGGGGGCGCGAGGCCGAACTGATGGACCCTCAGCATCGCTGGATGCTGGAGGTCGCCTGGAACGCCCTGGAGGACGCGGGGGTTCCGCCCCGGGACGGCACGGAGGTGACCAGCGTCTACGCGTCCATGACGGGCAGCGGCTACCTTCGCGCGATGGTCCGTGGCGGAGACCTCGACGCGGGCCTGCTGGACGATGTGATCCACGGGACCGAGCCGGACTTCATGGCGAGCCGTGTGGCGTACAGACTCGGTCTGACCGGACCGGCCTTCGCCGTGCAGACGGCCTGCTCCTCCTCTCTCGTGGCCGTACACCTGGCGGTCCAGGCACTGCTCGGCGGCGACTGCGACCAGGCCCTCGTGGTGGGAGCCGGCTTCGGCTACCCCCAGGCGGGCCATCTGCACCAGCCGGGCGGCGTCCTGTCCGCGACGGGTGCGTGCCGGCCGTTCGACCGGCACGCGGACGGGGTGATCGCCGGGTCCGGCGCGGGTGCCGTGGTGCTGCGCCGCCTGTCGGACGTCACCGGGGACGACCCCGAGCCGTACGGCGTCATCCTGGGCAGCGCGATCAACAACGACGGGCACACGAAGGCCGGTTACTACGCGCCCTCCTCCGCCGGGCAGGAACGGGTCATCGGCGCGGCGTTGAGCGCGGCGGACGTCGACGGCGGGTCCATCGGCTATCTGGAGGCCCACGGCACGGGCACCCGGATCGGGGACCCGATCGAGTGGACGGCGGCAAGCACCGCGCTGCGCGGGGCGGGAGCCCGGCCGGGCAGTGTCGCGGTGGGCGCGCTGAAGGCCGTCATCGGCCACCTGGACGCCGCCGCGGGCGTCGCGTCGCTGATCAGAGCCCTGCTCGTGGTGCGCAGCGGTGTGATCCCTCCCCTCGTGGGGTTCACCGAGCGCAATCCCCTGCTGGAGACCGAGGACTCTCCCCTGTACATACCCACCGAGGCCGTCCCCTGGACCGGGGAACGTCCGCGGCGGGCCGGGGTGAGCGCCTTCGGTATCGGCGGCACCAACGCGCACATCGTGATCGAACAGGCGCCGCCGCGCGAGCCGCTGGGCTCCGGGGCAGGGGCGTCGCGCGAGCAGGCCGTCTCCTCCCCCGCATCCGGGACACCGGCTCCCCGCGAACGCCTGGTGCTCCTCTCCGCGGCGGACCCCGAGGCGCTCGACCGTGTGGCCGACGGCCTGGCCGCCCACCTCAGGACCCACGACCCGGATCTCGGCGAAGTCTGCGGCACTCTGGTCAACGGCCGCCCCGCCCTGGGCGAACGTCTCGCGGTCACCGGCCGGACGAGTGCCGAGGTCGCCGAGCGCCTCGCCGGCCGGACCGGGGTGTCCCGGGGCACCGCGCCGGTGACGGGCCCCGCTCCCGTGGTCTTCCTCTTCCCCGGCGGAGGCACCCAACGCCCGGCCATGGCCGAGCCGTTCATCGCCCTCCCCGGGTTCCGCCGGGCGCTGGACCGATGCCTCGCGGCCTTCGCCGCCCCGTCGGCGGACCGGATCCGGCAGGCGCTGTTCGACCCGGACTTCCCCGCCGACGAGCTGAACCGGCCCGCACTGGCGCAGCCGGCCCTCTTCGCCGTCGGCCACGCGGCGGCGGCCGCACTCATGGAACTGGGGGTCCGGCCGGCCGCGGTGTGCGGACACAGTTCCGGCGAGATCACCGCGGCCACGGTCGCCGGGGTCTTCCGTCTGGAGGACGCGGCCGCGTTCATCGCGGAGCGCGGCCGGGCCATGCAGGACTGCCCGGAGGGCGCGATGCTGGCCGTCGGGGCGGACGTGAAGCAGGCCCTCGCCCTCGCCGAGGAGTGGGGTCTCGACCTCGACGTGGCCGCGGTCAACGGCCCGGACTCCTGCGTGCTGGGCGGGCTTGCCGAGGAGGTCGACGCGTACCAGCGGCGCGTCGGCGACACCTGCTTCGTACGGCGCCTGCGCTACTCCCACGCGGGCCACTCCCGGCTGATCGAGCCCGCGCTGCCCGCGCTCACCGGGGCGATGGCACGGATCGAACTCCGGCCGCCGAACCTTCCGATCGCGCTCAACGTGTCCGGACGGGTCGTCGTGCCCGGCACCCGCCTCCCGCGCGACATGTTCGTCACGCAGGTCCGGCAGTCCGTGCTGTTCGGCGCCGCCCTGGACTCGCTGGCCGAACACGTGCCGGGCGCCCTGGCCGTGGAGATCGGTCCGGGGCGCCCCCTCTCACCGGCGGCGGAGGCGGCCGGTTTCCCCGCGGTCGCCCTGGACCGGGCCAGGGACGCGCCGGGTACGACCGCGCTCGCCGGCGTCGGCGCCCTGTGGACCCTGGGGCAGCCGATCGCGCGGGACGCGCTGACCGGCGGCGGCCGCAGGACCAGGCTGCCCGGCTATCCCTTCTCGGGGCCGCGCTCGGTGGCCCCGGAAGCGCTGGCCCCTCCCCCGGACTCGCCCGCTCCCGCGCCCCGTCCGGAACAACCGGGCGAAGACCCGGAACCCGAGATCCCGGCCCCCGTCGACCCGGCGGAGGGAGTGACACGGATCTGGGCGGAACTGCTCGGCCGTGACGATTTCCCGGCGGACGCCGACTTCTTCGCCGAGGGCGGCGACTCGCTGCTGATCACCCGGCTCATTCGCAGGGTCAACAGCGAGTTCGACGTGCGTGTCCCCGTACGCGAGATGCTGGCCCGGCGAACGCTGAACGGCCATATCGCGGTGGTCCACCGAATCCGGGACGAAACCGACCGCTAA
- a CDS encoding MFS transporter, translating to MPRLIPDTRPQRVLAASNFVYTMGSGLYLTAGVLYFTQAVHLPAGTVGLGLGLAGLVALALGVGVGHLADRHGARGVYTVTLVIQALATACFVLADSFWPFVLAVCAAAGAKTAGTAARSPLIRHYGGDRPQEFRAYLRAVTNLGISLGAVLAGWVVQVGTLTAYQLMVVGNAIAFLVSAVVLVLLPPVAPLPGVGGPRWTALRDRPYLLLTALDGVMAVQFKVLTVGIPLWLVGATTAPHWLISGTILTSTVIVIAFQVRASRSIVSPAAGGDAYRRAGVAFLVSCSLISLAAGIPAWAAAALLITAAVIHTIGELWYSAAGFEVSFALAPQHATGQYLGVFGLGAGLADALGPALIISLCITWGRPGWYVVGALFALTGLAAPLAVRWAQRTQHARRTHPEPAENASAAGPV from the coding sequence ATGCCCCGCCTGATCCCGGACACCCGGCCGCAGCGCGTCCTCGCGGCCTCGAACTTCGTCTACACCATGGGCAGCGGCCTCTATCTCACTGCCGGAGTGCTGTACTTCACCCAGGCGGTTCACCTTCCGGCGGGCACGGTGGGACTCGGCCTGGGCTTAGCCGGTCTGGTCGCGCTGGCCCTGGGTGTCGGGGTCGGTCATCTGGCGGACAGACATGGAGCACGCGGGGTCTACACGGTCACCCTGGTGATCCAGGCACTGGCCACGGCCTGCTTCGTACTGGCGGACAGCTTCTGGCCGTTCGTGCTCGCGGTCTGCGCGGCCGCCGGGGCGAAGACGGCCGGAACCGCCGCACGCTCCCCGCTCATCAGGCACTACGGAGGAGACCGGCCGCAGGAGTTCCGGGCCTACCTCCGTGCGGTGACCAACCTCGGCATCTCGCTCGGTGCCGTGCTGGCGGGCTGGGTGGTCCAGGTCGGCACGCTCACCGCCTATCAACTGATGGTCGTCGGCAACGCGATCGCCTTCCTGGTCTCCGCGGTGGTCCTGGTCCTCCTCCCGCCGGTCGCCCCGCTCCCCGGCGTCGGCGGCCCCCGCTGGACCGCCCTCCGCGACCGCCCCTACCTGCTCCTCACCGCCCTCGACGGCGTCATGGCCGTCCAGTTCAAGGTGCTCACCGTGGGCATCCCGCTCTGGCTCGTCGGTGCCACCACCGCCCCGCACTGGCTCATCTCGGGCACGATCCTCACCAGCACCGTCATCGTCATCGCGTTCCAGGTGCGCGCGAGCCGCAGCATCGTTTCCCCGGCGGCCGGCGGAGACGCCTATCGCAGGGCGGGCGTCGCCTTCCTCGTCTCCTGCTCGCTGATCTCCCTGGCCGCCGGCATACCGGCGTGGGCCGCCGCGGCCCTGCTCATCACCGCTGCGGTGATCCACACGATCGGCGAACTGTGGTATTCCGCGGCGGGCTTCGAGGTGTCCTTCGCCCTCGCCCCGCAGCACGCCACCGGCCAGTACCTGGGCGTGTTCGGCCTGGGAGCGGGACTGGCCGACGCCCTCGGGCCGGCTCTGATCATCTCGCTCTGCATCACCTGGGGCCGCCCCGGGTGGTACGTCGTGGGAGCCCTGTTCGCCCTGACGGGCCTGGCGGCGCCGCTCGCCGTCCGCTGGGCGCAACGCACGCAGCACGCCCGGCGGACGCACCCCGAACCTGCGGAGAACGCGTCAGCCGCAGGGCCCGTGTGA
- a CDS encoding D-2-hydroxyacid dehydrogenase family protein produces MTLHCAVLDDYQGAALTLADWSPLADQVEVRTLRENVTDRDKLVAELADCEIVVMMRERTPFDADLLRRLPRLRLLVTTGMRNASIDLAAARAQGVTVCGTASSSTPPVELTWALLLGLARHITAENRALREGGPWQSTVGQDLHGRTLGLLGLGKIGTRVARVATAFGMEVLAWSENLTTERATEAGAQPADSKDDLLRRSDFVSVHLVLSDRTRGLLGEPELRAMRPHAHLINTSRAAIVDRTALLRALREGWIAGAGLDVFATEPLPADDPLRSLPNVLATPHLGYVTERNYRTFYTEAVEDITAFLAGSPVRRLTGA; encoded by the coding sequence ATGACCCTCCACTGCGCTGTGCTCGACGACTACCAGGGCGCCGCCCTGACCCTGGCGGACTGGAGCCCTCTCGCCGACCAGGTCGAGGTGCGCACGCTCCGCGAGAACGTCACCGACCGGGACAAGCTCGTGGCCGAGCTGGCCGACTGCGAGATCGTCGTCATGATGCGGGAACGCACCCCCTTCGACGCCGACCTCCTGCGCCGACTGCCCCGGCTGCGCCTGCTGGTGACCACCGGCATGCGCAACGCCTCCATCGACCTCGCCGCGGCGCGGGCCCAGGGCGTCACCGTGTGCGGTACGGCGAGCAGTTCCACCCCGCCCGTCGAACTGACCTGGGCGCTCCTCCTCGGCCTCGCCCGGCACATCACCGCCGAGAACCGGGCCCTGCGCGAGGGCGGCCCCTGGCAGTCCACCGTCGGCCAGGACCTGCACGGCCGCACCCTGGGCCTGCTCGGACTCGGCAAGATCGGCACCCGGGTGGCCCGCGTCGCCACCGCCTTCGGCATGGAGGTCCTCGCCTGGAGCGAGAACCTCACCACCGAGCGAGCGACCGAGGCCGGAGCCCAACCGGCCGACAGCAAGGACGATCTGCTCCGCCGCAGCGACTTCGTGTCCGTCCACCTCGTCCTGTCCGACCGCACCCGCGGCCTGCTCGGCGAGCCGGAACTGCGCGCGATGCGTCCGCACGCCCACCTCATCAACACCTCCCGCGCCGCCATCGTCGACCGTACGGCTCTGCTGCGCGCCCTGCGCGAGGGCTGGATCGCCGGAGCGGGCCTCGACGTCTTCGCAACCGAACCCCTCCCCGCCGACGACCCCCTGCGCTCGCTGCCGAACGTCCTCGCCACCCCACACCTCGGCTACGTCACCGAGCGGAACTACCGCACCTTCTACACGGAAGCGGTGGAGGACATCACCGCGTTCCTGGCCGGTAGCCCGGTCCGCCGGCTGACGGGCGCCTGA
- a CDS encoding amino acid adenylation domain-containing protein, producing the protein MQSNESPGEGLHDVFAAHARAQPGRIALIAGNTRVSYGELDDRAERLAGRLAAAGVGQGHLVPILMPRSVDLVATALAVLKLGAAYALLDPDWPPTRLAAVVEQLRPPLVVARPGTAVQLSAPLWTPAEDGSGERPARAAVAVRGSDACCVFFTSGTTGRPKGVITPHRATARLFRPGTFARFDRDTVIPLAAALPWDAFSLELWAALYNGGTCVLIGEPFLTAEALRALVADHGVNTAWLTSSLFNLIVDEDLAAMSGLSQVVIGGERLSARHVARFLDRFPDTALINGYGPVESTVFTTTHRITAADCARPGGIPLGRAVPGTSVFVLRGERPCAAGEPGEICVAGDGLAHGYLGEPALTAEKFTDADIGGERVRLYRTGDLGVRDENGIVEFRGRIDRQVKVRGNRVEPVEVERQIVRLVPSVADCRVVPRWNALGGAFELVAFCVPHRAAGGAPADVPAILARHLPAYQRPVDVAFVDSFPLTGRGKLDDRALLASVPEVSVEPPVGASFESSAESSAEPSVGGHYGPVGDPLVRLVAETFAAVLGRPAVPPHLSFFALGGSSLQAARACTRIGKRAGRPVPLSRLYEHASAEHLGSWLRSARDTDAAPRPAGDVPLTAMESVFLTRHLTAPQDRSPYCLMTWHLDGPLDQDRLEAAVAAVHERHQTLRTAFRPDPRPHAEVTDISAPPLELLDARPTVDEAVRALRRLFEEPLEPQDADLWRTALVPVTETGGRLFGVLVHHIVFDGRSESVLARDLSDAYAGREPGYAPPTLAERARLTAAATAGTDAAGRTARVTAEFQDVPEVHWPERPGPGETGTGHLHMSVSAPVTAHLDARGAALGVSRFVVLLSAWAGTMAEVCRQRDFAVGVPVAERTVLELEQAIGCRINMVPVRLRGAALRGGEDGIRETGGRVHRAFGRSDVPFTAVAQGVATTTPGRPPVFQSLFALQDNAPPRLDLPGVVSTHLRRPYAALPLELHLEVWPDEDGALDVVLSFRCDAVAEATAPKLLNGFHDRLALIAAGAAP; encoded by the coding sequence TTGCAGTCGAATGAATCACCGGGGGAAGGACTGCACGATGTCTTCGCCGCGCACGCGCGCGCCCAGCCGGGGCGCATAGCTCTCATTGCCGGTAACACCCGGGTGTCGTACGGTGAATTGGACGACCGCGCCGAGCGATTAGCCGGCCGACTCGCCGCCGCCGGTGTCGGACAGGGCCATCTCGTGCCGATCCTGATGCCGCGATCCGTCGACCTGGTCGCCACCGCGCTGGCCGTTCTCAAACTCGGCGCCGCGTACGCGCTGCTCGATCCGGACTGGCCGCCCACCCGCCTTGCCGCGGTGGTGGAACAGCTCCGGCCGCCCCTCGTCGTCGCCCGGCCGGGTACGGCGGTACAGCTGTCCGCGCCGCTGTGGACACCGGCCGAGGACGGCTCGGGGGAGCGCCCCGCCCGCGCCGCGGTGGCGGTACGGGGTTCCGACGCCTGCTGCGTGTTCTTCACCTCGGGCACCACGGGCCGGCCCAAGGGAGTGATCACCCCGCACCGGGCGACGGCACGACTCTTCCGGCCCGGCACCTTCGCGCGTTTCGACCGGGACACGGTCATCCCCCTCGCGGCCGCGCTGCCGTGGGACGCGTTCTCCCTCGAACTCTGGGCCGCGCTGTACAACGGCGGCACCTGCGTCCTGATCGGCGAGCCGTTCCTGACGGCCGAGGCCCTGCGCGCGCTGGTCGCCGACCACGGAGTGAACACGGCGTGGCTGACCAGCAGCCTGTTCAACCTGATCGTCGACGAGGACCTGGCGGCGATGAGCGGCCTGTCCCAGGTCGTCATCGGCGGTGAACGCCTGTCCGCGCGCCACGTCGCCCGCTTCCTCGACCGGTTCCCCGACACGGCTCTGATCAACGGTTACGGCCCGGTCGAGAGCACGGTGTTCACCACCACGCACCGCATCACCGCCGCGGACTGCGCCCGGCCCGGCGGCATCCCGCTGGGGCGGGCGGTACCCGGCACCTCCGTCTTCGTCCTCCGGGGCGAACGCCCCTGCGCGGCCGGGGAACCGGGGGAGATCTGCGTCGCGGGCGACGGCCTGGCCCACGGCTACCTCGGTGAACCGGCTCTCACCGCCGAGAAGTTCACGGACGCCGACATCGGCGGTGAGCGGGTCCGGCTGTACCGCACCGGCGACCTGGGTGTCCGGGACGAGAACGGGATCGTCGAGTTCCGCGGGCGGATCGACCGGCAGGTGAAGGTCCGGGGCAACCGCGTCGAACCCGTCGAGGTGGAGCGGCAGATCGTGCGCCTGGTCCCGTCCGTCGCCGACTGCCGGGTGGTCCCGCGCTGGAACGCACTCGGCGGCGCCTTCGAACTCGTGGCTTTTTGCGTGCCGCACCGCGCCGCCGGCGGCGCGCCTGCGGACGTTCCGGCGATCCTCGCCCGCCACCTGCCCGCCTACCAACGCCCCGTCGACGTCGCCTTCGTCGACTCCTTCCCCCTGACCGGCAGAGGCAAGCTGGACGACCGGGCGCTGCTGGCGAGCGTGCCCGAGGTGTCCGTCGAGCCGCCCGTCGGGGCGTCTTTCGAGTCGTCCGCCGAGTCGTCCGCCGAGCCGTCTGTCGGGGGCCACTACGGTCCCGTCGGCGACCCCCTTGTCCGACTGGTGGCCGAGACGTTCGCCGCCGTGCTGGGCAGACCGGCCGTACCGCCGCACCTGTCGTTCTTCGCGCTGGGAGGCTCCTCGCTGCAGGCCGCCCGTGCCTGCACGCGTATCGGGAAGCGGGCGGGGCGGCCGGTTCCGCTGTCGCGCCTGTACGAGCACGCGTCGGCCGAACACCTCGGCTCCTGGCTGCGGTCGGCGCGGGACACGGACGCCGCACCGCGGCCGGCCGGTGACGTCCCGCTGACCGCCATGGAGTCGGTCTTCCTCACCCGCCATCTGACGGCGCCGCAGGACCGGTCCCCGTACTGCCTGATGACATGGCACCTGGACGGCCCGCTCGACCAGGACCGCCTGGAGGCGGCCGTCGCCGCCGTGCACGAGCGGCACCAGACGCTGCGCACGGCCTTCCGGCCGGATCCCCGGCCCCACGCGGAGGTCACCGACATCTCCGCCCCGCCCCTGGAACTCCTGGACGCCCGGCCGACCGTGGACGAGGCGGTCCGCGCGCTGCGGCGGCTCTTCGAGGAGCCCCTCGAACCCCAGGACGCCGACCTGTGGCGCACCGCGCTGGTGCCGGTGACGGAGACGGGCGGCCGGTTGTTCGGGGTGCTGGTCCACCACATCGTCTTCGACGGCCGGTCGGAGTCCGTCCTGGCGCGAGACCTGTCCGACGCCTACGCCGGACGCGAGCCGGGATACGCCCCGCCCACCCTGGCCGAGCGCGCCCGGCTGACGGCGGCGGCCACCGCCGGGACGGACGCGGCGGGGAGGACGGCGCGGGTGACGGCGGAGTTCCAGGACGTGCCCGAGGTCCACTGGCCCGAACGGCCCGGCCCCGGGGAGACCGGGACGGGGCACCTCCACATGTCCGTTTCCGCGCCCGTCACGGCACACCTCGACGCACGGGGCGCGGCGCTCGGGGTGAGCCGGTTCGTGGTGCTCCTGTCGGCCTGGGCGGGCACGATGGCCGAGGTCTGCCGGCAGCGGGACTTCGCGGTGGGCGTGCCCGTCGCCGAGCGCACCGTCCTGGAGCTGGAGCAGGCCATCGGCTGTCGGATCAACATGGTGCCGGTGCGCCTTCGCGGCGCCGCCCTGCGCGGTGGCGAGGACGGCATCCGGGAGACCGGCGGACGGGTCCACCGGGCCTTCGGCCGCAGCGATGTCCCTTTCACGGCCGTCGCGCAGGGCGTCGCGACGACGACGCCCGGCCGGCCGCCGGTGTTCCAGTCCCTCTTCGCCCTCCAGGACAACGCTCCGCCCCGGCTCGACCTGCCCGGCGTCGTCTCCACGCATCTGCGCCGGCCGTACGCGGCCCTTCCCCTGGAACTGCACCTCGAAGTGTGGCCCGACGAGGACGGCGCCCTCGACGTGGTGCTCTCCTTCCGGTGTGACGCCGTCGCCGAGGCCACCGCGCCGAAGCTGCTCAACGGCTTCCATGACCGTCTTGCCCTGATCGCCGCGGGAGCCGCGCCATGA